In Candidatus Binataceae bacterium, the sequence GCGATGCAGGCCGGGGCCGTGGGCGAGACGGCGAGCTGCAAATCGCGGACTAAGCGTGTAGTGGCCATTGCCGGGATATTTTCGGACGGGGGTTCAATTTCCCTATCCGTCAGTCACTTCGGCGTTTCTGAATCCTTCCGTTAGAACTACGCCGCGTCTGTTGCTCGTTTTGCTTCGTCGGCGGCCGTCGGACTGCTGACTTTGTAGAGCTTCTGCGCATTCTCCCAGAGAATCTTCCGTAGCATTGACTCTTCCGCAATCAGACAAACCGCCTCGATACGGGCAAACACTTCGTCACCGTAGAGGAGGTTGGATGTGGGAAGTCGGTCTCGAACAGAGGTGCTCGCAGGGTTTCGAGTCAACCTCTCTTACGGGCTGCGAGAACCAAGACGCATACCGAACTTTGTGCGGGTGGCACAGTGCCTCTCCACTTAGGGGCTGTCCCAGATAACTTCGAATGCGAGCGTACGCGTCGACGTTCTGCCGCAGTGAGTTGGAGTGCTCGACGAGGAGGCAGCGCGCCTCCGGGTCGGAGTGCGGATGGAGCGCACCCGCAGGCGCGAACGCCGACGAACGCCTTGACATGTAGTGCTCTCGTTGTCACAATGTTACCATACCAGCGACGATAACAGACGAGCAGGCTGCCGTCCGGCGCGCGAGGATCCTGACCGCCGCGCGCTGGTGCTTCCTGAACTTTGGCTTTGCGAAGACGGCGTTCGAGGACATCGCCAAGCGCGCCAACCTCTCGCGGACGCTGCTCTACCGGATCTTCAAGAATAAGGAGGAGATCTAGCAGGCCGTCTTCGTGGACTGGCTGGTCTCACGGCACCCTGCTGCGAAGCAGGTGGCGAAGGGGCCAGGCAGCCCCTACGAGCGCTTGCTCAGTGTGTGCCGTTTGTTGGCGCTCGAACCCTGGGCCGAGATGGTCGGCACGCCCATGGGGCGCGAGTTCCTCGAGGCCTGTGAGCGGATCGACCCCGAGAATGAGGCGCTCTACCGCAAGATCGCGCACGAATGCGTCGCCTCCATCCTGGGCGACGAAGCGAGCGCCGAGGTCTTCCTCCTCGCGCTCGACGGGTTGCTCGCGGACCAACCCTCGATGGAGGTACTGGAGCAGCGGACGCAGCGCCTCGCAGCGCGCTTCGCTCCTCGCTCGTCGAGGAAAGGAGCGCGGTCATGACAGCGTCACCTGAAATCCAACAGATCGGCATAATAACCGGTGCGTCTACCGGCATCGGCGCGGCCACGGCACGCGAACTGGCCCGGCGGGGGTTCCACGTCCTCGCGGGTGTCCAGCGCGACCGGGACGCCGACGCAATCCGGGGGCCGGGTATAGAGCCGCTGATCATCGACATCACCAACCCGGACCACATCCGGGCGCTAGCCACGCGGGTGCACGGGGATCCGCAGGGCCGGGCAGTGCGAGCGCTGGTAAATAACGCCGCCGTCGCGGTCAACGCACCGGTCGAGGTCTTCGCGATCGACGAGTGGCGACGCCTGTTCGAGGTCAACCTCTTCGGCCACATCGCCGTTACCCAGACACTCCTGCCGGCCCTGATCCGCAGCAAGGGTCGCGTGGTCAACATCAGCTCCGTGGGCGGCAGGATCGCCATGGCCACTTATGGTCCTTACGCAGGCGCGAAGTTCGCACTCGAAGCCGTCAGTGACTCCTTGCGACGCGAAATCGCCCCGTTCGGCGTCCAGGTGGTCGTGGTTGAACCGGGCGCCGTGCGTACGGAAATGGCCGGCCGGGCGATCGCCGCCGCCCATGAGCTGGCGTCGATCATGACCCCCGAGCAAAACCAGCGCTACGGCGGGCTGGTACATGCCATCACCGCGCAGGCCGCGTCGTTCACCGAGTCGGGCCTGCCCGCTGACGCCGCGGCCAAGGTGATTGCCAACGCAGTGACGGCGCGAAAGCCGCGCACTCGCTACACCGTCGGCCGCGACGCCGCACTGATCACCGTCTTGGCACGCATCCTACCCGACCGGATACTCGACCGCGTCTTTGCCGCCGCTCTGCGTCCCCACTTTCCCAAGGAGAGCAAATGAGCACCACGACTCCGCTACCGCTGGCCGCTCTCTTATGAGGTTGATCCATCTGGCCCGGTCTTGGGGGTGCCTCAACACCTACCCAGCGGGCAATCCTGCTCGCTTTGAATGAACAAGCCGGCGTTTTGAAGTCGATCCAGTCGAACCGGATGGCGAGAATTTCGGACGGCCGCCAGCCAACCCTGAACCAAAGGTCATAGAGGTCGCGGTACCAGCCAGGAACGCTAGCTAAGCTAGAAAGTCGTTCACCTCGGCAACTGTCCGTAGTCAGATGCCTACTTGGGAAAGGTCCGTGGAAGAGTTAGTCGCGAAAGGACTCCAGCAGTGAACCCTTGACGTCTTCGGCCACGCGTTTCGCAGCCAGGTTTTCAGGTATCCTCAGTGCCCGGGACGACTGCGATGACGACCTGATCTGGCTGCCATCGGGCGAAGATCGCTTAATCCTAGGCTTCAGTCGCAGGTCGCCGGAGGACTGCACGGCCAGCCATTCAAAGGAACGCTGACGCGTTTGCTTCAGCCTATCTTGCAAGTCCTCAGGGCAAGAGCGGGTTCGC encodes:
- a CDS encoding SDR family NAD(P)-dependent oxidoreductase, whose amino-acid sequence is MTASPEIQQIGIITGASTGIGAATARELARRGFHVLAGVQRDRDADAIRGPGIEPLIIDITNPDHIRALATRVHGDPQGRAVRALVNNAAVAVNAPVEVFAIDEWRRLFEVNLFGHIAVTQTLLPALIRSKGRVVNISSVGGRIAMATYGPYAGAKFALEAVSDSLRREIAPFGVQVVVVEPGAVRTEMAGRAIAAAHELASIMTPEQNQRYGGLVHAITAQAASFTESGLPADAAAKVIANAVTARKPRTRYTVGRDAALITVLARILPDRILDRVFAAALRPHFPKESK